The following coding sequences lie in one bacterium genomic window:
- a CDS encoding DUF3108 domain-containing protein: protein MKVSQFQLILLLFLCVSMVPLAGASDELHGAPALSIRVDSIGQPPLPLPFALGEEMIYHVSFGAVPAGKAQLRVIDTAMVNDQWSWVVQSSARSAKAFDWVFKVRDTITTWVDMDSVYSHRFHKKLMEGFYQDEKLVKFSPHDSSVRWWDEGKEKDMQKVDPYVQDVLSAGYRTRCLDFDVGDTVSIRTHDVNKTYDLFVIVHARDTVQTLAGEFDCFVCEPVLKSGGLFKKEGKARVFVWVTADARRIPVVMSSRVSFGSFTVELEEFRPGIGKLGISEIESMKARTSGRPDLGIYAP from the coding sequence TTGAAAGTTTCTCAGTTTCAGCTGATACTACTATTGTTCCTCTGCGTGAGCATGGTGCCGCTCGCAGGAGCTTCGGATGAATTGCACGGCGCGCCCGCTTTGTCTATACGAGTTGACTCAATAGGACAACCGCCACTTCCGCTGCCATTCGCGCTGGGCGAAGAGATGATCTATCATGTCTCTTTTGGAGCTGTACCTGCCGGGAAAGCACAGCTTCGAGTCATTGACACTGCGATGGTAAACGACCAATGGTCGTGGGTGGTGCAATCCAGTGCGAGGTCTGCCAAGGCCTTTGATTGGGTCTTCAAAGTGCGCGATACTATTACCACCTGGGTGGATATGGACTCAGTGTATAGTCATCGTTTCCACAAAAAGCTGATGGAAGGATTCTACCAGGACGAGAAGCTCGTGAAGTTCTCACCACATGATAGTTCTGTGCGATGGTGGGATGAGGGCAAGGAGAAGGATATGCAGAAGGTCGATCCTTATGTTCAAGATGTCCTTTCGGCGGGCTATCGAACACGATGTCTCGATTTTGATGTTGGTGATACCGTGTCAATCAGGACTCATGATGTGAATAAGACTTACGATCTGTTCGTGATCGTACACGCACGTGACACAGTTCAGACATTGGCGGGAGAATTTGATTGTTTTGTCTGCGAGCCTGTGCTGAAGAGCGGCGGATTGTTTAAAAAGGAGGGCAAGGCGCGTGTCTTCGTCTGGGTGACAGCTGATGCGAGGCGGATCCCTGTCGTGATGAGTTCCAGAGTCTCATTCGGATCCTTCACAGTTGAACTTGAAGAGTTCCGACCGGGGATTGGCAAGCTTGGCATTAGCGAGATTGAAAGCATGAAGGCGCGAACAAGTGGTCGTCCAGATCTCGGCATCTATGCGCCTTAA
- the purD gene encoding phosphoribosylamine--glycine ligase — protein sequence MRIVVIGSGGREHALLWKFQQSPIAPKLFALPGNAGMAGLCELVPTSMEVDDLISRIAEIGPDLVVVGPEQPLAMGLTDRVESLGFRCFGPSASAARLESSKIFAKRLMRSQNIPTADFEVFDDFYELSDYIQAHPKSDGRVVKADGLAAGKGAFVCASDQEALEIAHQLLVDKVLGEPGLRVVVEEKLYGREASLQFLCDGERFVALPPVQDYKRAFDNDEGPNTGGMGTFCPATHITEEILYDVERRVVSPVLRAMAAQGTPYRGLLYVGLMLTELGAQVIEFNCRFGDPETQVLLPCLEFDLVSAIVSCVDGTLRPQDYTHVAKNAAVCVVICANGYPGEYSRKIPLKRPVLNEGQVLLSAGTALDDGRWISSGGRVLNALGTGATIADARFNAYELAERACVPGLRYRRDIALVEAV from the coding sequence ATGAGAATTGTCGTCATTGGAAGTGGTGGTCGCGAGCACGCATTGCTTTGGAAGTTTCAACAGAGCCCGATTGCTCCAAAATTGTTTGCTTTACCCGGGAACGCAGGAATGGCAGGGCTCTGCGAGCTTGTTCCTACAAGCATGGAGGTTGACGATCTGATCTCCCGAATTGCCGAAATAGGTCCAGATCTCGTGGTAGTTGGCCCCGAACAGCCGCTTGCTATGGGGCTTACGGATCGGGTTGAGAGCCTCGGTTTCCGTTGTTTTGGACCCTCTGCAAGTGCTGCACGGCTGGAGTCGTCGAAGATCTTTGCCAAGCGCCTGATGCGTTCTCAGAACATTCCTACCGCCGACTTTGAGGTTTTTGACGACTTTTATGAACTTTCAGATTACATTCAAGCGCATCCGAAGTCGGATGGCCGCGTCGTCAAAGCGGACGGACTTGCGGCAGGCAAAGGTGCCTTCGTTTGCGCTTCCGATCAAGAAGCTTTGGAGATCGCCCACCAGCTTTTGGTTGACAAAGTGCTTGGGGAGCCGGGGTTAAGGGTTGTTGTAGAGGAGAAACTGTACGGGCGCGAGGCATCTCTTCAGTTCCTATGCGACGGCGAAAGGTTTGTTGCCCTACCTCCTGTGCAGGATTACAAGCGCGCCTTCGACAATGATGAAGGTCCCAATACCGGTGGAATGGGAACGTTCTGCCCTGCGACACACATAACAGAGGAGATCCTTTATGATGTAGAACGGCGTGTTGTCAGTCCTGTTCTCCGTGCGATGGCCGCTCAGGGAACGCCGTATCGGGGCCTCTTGTACGTTGGACTTATGCTTACGGAACTTGGTGCCCAGGTGATAGAGTTCAATTGCAGGTTCGGCGATCCTGAAACTCAAGTTCTATTACCCTGCTTGGAGTTTGACCTCGTTAGCGCGATTGTGTCATGTGTTGATGGAACCTTGCGGCCGCAGGATTATACACACGTGGCAAAGAATGCGGCTGTATGTGTTGTGATTTGCGCGAATGGTTATCCGGGCGAGTACTCGCGGAAAATACCTTTGAAGAGACCCGTACTGAACGAAGGTCAAGTCTTACTTTCTGCAGGTACGGCATTGGACGATGGGCGTTGGATTTCCAGCGGCGGCCGTGTTTTAAATGCCTTAGGAACGGGCGCAACAATAGCGGACGCGCGGTTTAATGCTTATGAGCTTGCCGAGCGTGCCTGCGTTCCCGGACTTCGCTATAGGCGCGACATCGCACTTGTGGAGGCAGTATGA
- a CDS encoding threonylcarbamoyl-AMP synthase, translating into MELLELTDMTIDRCADRMEKALLDGELIAFPTDTVYGLGGAAFSRKVLEKLLVVKPERNSKPTAILIDCLIRLSQFGGEVPGPRIVKLAEAYWPGALTMVWHAAPSIAEEFLGKDRTLGYRIPSSDFLLEVMRRTERPLWATSANLPGHLAPRLYSEIDSRVLESCDLVFKSSGLLTGRASTVVDVRQRNPIVLREGSISFEDIMKVWKKG; encoded by the coding sequence ATGGAACTCCTTGAGCTGACAGACATGACAATTGACCGTTGTGCCGATCGCATGGAAAAAGCTCTTCTGGACGGCGAGCTCATTGCTTTTCCGACCGACACGGTCTATGGACTTGGTGGCGCGGCTTTCAGCCGCAAGGTCCTTGAGAAACTGCTTGTGGTAAAGCCGGAGAGAAACTCCAAACCGACAGCGATATTGATTGACTGTTTGATTCGATTAAGCCAGTTCGGTGGTGAGGTTCCAGGACCCCGGATCGTGAAACTTGCGGAAGCATACTGGCCTGGCGCATTGACCATGGTGTGGCATGCGGCGCCTTCCATTGCCGAAGAGTTCCTGGGCAAAGACAGGACGTTGGGCTATAGGATTCCCAGTTCAGACTTTCTGTTGGAAGTGATGCGCAGGACCGAGCGTCCGCTTTGGGCGACGAGCGCCAACTTGCCGGGGCATCTTGCTCCAAGACTCTACTCAGAGATTGACTCAAGGGTACTTGAATCATGCGACTTAGTGTTTAAATCCAGTGGTTTGTTAACCGGGAGGGCATCAACCGTGGTTGATGTGCGACAAAGGAATCCCATCGTGCTGCGTGAAGGTTCCATTAGCTTCGAGGATATCATGAAGGTATGGAAGAAAGGCTAA
- a CDS encoding O-antigen ligase family protein, translating into MMIGLIAGLSSVAIWLLWTFWGRAPLLAVALIGAIAGLSVLRYPIIGTTLIGFVLLSNLAAYIPGSTSLLFGAMLLVVIVRKLLAYDTHWTTTPFLAAAIVFAVWFQASLLWADSHLFHNFHLFYRVLLAIIVLHELINKESDLIAFYVGSAFGMIFTAVITIKTAYEFYTSGVADQIATTVTEIESSRFFGHWVDPNIMSITLVAFLGGTIALWRSALPRSARSLMMIASIMALVAIAVSLSRAGMIGAIIVILLMLAVEKHRVQLFIVLGGLVALLLSVVPIDIVGRLASLMSGDASTSERASLLLAGWKLFPESPIWGLGMGSFEHRVTYILPHLSAGVFSHNTFVDVAVDSGVIGLALYLTCWWYAAGSLSWRDWSTERSNLSRVLNSGMRASFVAGFFCVMTITSTTYVPYWTFLAVVALFGCISLRRLSETGAVGPTSGSPGISLSQS; encoded by the coding sequence GTGATGATAGGACTTATTGCCGGGTTGAGTTCCGTTGCAATTTGGCTCTTGTGGACTTTCTGGGGACGTGCGCCTTTGCTGGCAGTTGCACTCATTGGCGCGATTGCAGGTTTGTCAGTATTGCGATATCCGATAATAGGGACTACGCTTATCGGGTTTGTGCTGCTTTCCAATCTTGCCGCTTACATCCCGGGTTCCACATCTCTGCTCTTTGGAGCTATGCTCCTTGTGGTGATCGTCCGTAAGTTGCTCGCGTATGACACGCATTGGACGACGACGCCTTTTCTCGCAGCTGCGATCGTCTTCGCCGTCTGGTTTCAGGCCTCGCTCCTGTGGGCCGATTCTCATCTTTTCCATAACTTCCATCTTTTCTATCGAGTTCTCCTTGCCATAATTGTGCTGCACGAGCTGATTAACAAGGAATCGGACTTGATTGCGTTTTATGTCGGCTCTGCCTTCGGTATGATCTTTACCGCCGTGATCACCATCAAGACGGCCTATGAGTTTTATACTTCCGGTGTCGCCGATCAAATCGCCACGACCGTCACAGAGATAGAGTCATCGCGGTTCTTTGGTCACTGGGTCGATCCGAACATCATGTCCATTACGCTAGTCGCGTTTCTTGGTGGGACGATTGCTTTATGGCGCAGCGCTTTGCCACGCAGTGCGCGCAGTCTGATGATGATTGCGTCCATCATGGCGCTCGTTGCGATTGCTGTTTCTTTGTCTCGTGCCGGCATGATAGGTGCGATCATTGTTATTCTCCTGATGCTGGCGGTAGAGAAACATCGGGTTCAGCTGTTCATTGTTCTGGGCGGACTGGTTGCCCTTCTTCTTAGCGTCGTGCCGATAGACATTGTCGGCAGACTCGCGTCACTGATGTCGGGAGACGCATCGACGAGCGAAAGAGCAAGTTTGCTCCTTGCCGGGTGGAAGCTGTTTCCCGAGAGTCCAATCTGGGGACTCGGAATGGGAAGCTTTGAGCATCGTGTGACGTATATCCTGCCGCATCTTTCCGCCGGTGTCTTTTCCCATAACACATTCGTTGACGTCGCTGTCGACAGCGGTGTGATTGGTCTTGCACTCTATTTGACATGCTGGTGGTACGCCGCGGGATCCCTGTCGTGGCGGGACTGGAGCACAGAGCGAAGCAACTTAAGCCGGGTGCTGAACAGCGGCATGCGAGCCAGTTTTGTTGCTGGCTTCTTCTGTGTCATGACAATCACCTCGACTACGTATGTGCCATACTGGACGTTTCTTGCCGTTGTCGCGTTGTTTGGATGCATAAGTTTGCGTAGGCTGTCTGAAACCGGTGCAGTTGGACCAACAAGCGGCTCCCCCGGCATTTCACTTAGCCAAAGTTAG
- a CDS encoding fibronectin type III domain-containing protein: MLLKSGLICLTALFSCLTALAQADSAIIVLGQGAAPTNVVIEDPPNDGGEKLRVLWAPTSQIGFEILKYEVLAAETANGPFKVLAETDAKKTEAIITSGEGLRLEHSRGYYVKVVALDSTTIAVPDSSNPDSVVVKFEKRLRRSESSIFGPVVPHAAWFNWNRVNILLMVFAFYVAVMVMVRRAKGGASLHFRRIAGIDAIDEAIGRATELGKPVLYVPGTQNIENIQTIASIQLLTSVASKAANYDIPIIVPLNRAFMVTVAEEAVKQGFLNAGRPDAYVRDNIRYLSDEQFAFTSGTTGIMMREKTAAHFYLGAFFAESLILSETGFVAGAIQIAGTANTHQLPFFVVACDYTLIGEEYFATSALVTHDVEMMGTLKATDYMKAFIIVCLTASLVLEMFGVQFLRSWFQVI; the protein is encoded by the coding sequence ATGCTCCTTAAGTCCGGTTTGATTTGCCTAACAGCTTTGTTCTCGTGCCTGACAGCCCTTGCACAAGCTGACTCCGCTATTATTGTGCTGGGTCAGGGCGCAGCACCGACCAATGTTGTGATAGAGGATCCTCCCAATGATGGCGGTGAGAAACTGCGCGTTCTCTGGGCACCGACATCACAGATTGGCTTTGAGATTCTAAAGTATGAGGTCCTCGCAGCCGAGACCGCGAATGGTCCCTTTAAGGTCCTGGCCGAGACCGATGCCAAAAAGACTGAAGCCATCATTACGTCGGGCGAAGGGCTACGTCTTGAACATAGCCGCGGTTACTATGTAAAGGTCGTTGCACTTGACTCGACCACGATTGCTGTTCCAGACTCGTCCAATCCCGATTCAGTGGTTGTCAAGTTCGAAAAGCGTTTGAGGCGCAGCGAATCGTCTATTTTTGGGCCAGTAGTGCCCCATGCAGCATGGTTCAACTGGAATCGCGTGAATATTCTCCTAATGGTGTTTGCATTTTACGTTGCCGTGATGGTCATGGTGCGGCGCGCCAAAGGAGGTGCGTCTTTGCATTTCAGGAGAATCGCGGGGATCGACGCGATTGATGAGGCCATTGGTCGTGCCACTGAACTTGGGAAACCTGTTCTGTATGTTCCCGGTACACAGAATATTGAGAATATCCAAACCATAGCGTCCATTCAGCTTCTAACATCTGTTGCTTCAAAAGCTGCTAATTACGACATACCAATCATCGTGCCGCTCAACCGTGCATTCATGGTAACAGTTGCCGAAGAAGCAGTAAAACAGGGATTCCTGAATGCGGGACGACCTGATGCCTATGTTCGGGACAACATCCGTTATCTTTCAGACGAGCAGTTTGCCTTCACAAGCGGCACTACTGGAATCATGATGCGTGAGAAAACTGCAGCCCATTTCTATCTTGGTGCCTTCTTCGCGGAGTCTCTGATACTTTCCGAGACCGGATTTGTTGCTGGCGCTATTCAGATTGCCGGCACTGCGAATACGCATCAGCTGCCTTTCTTCGTGGTCGCATGCGACTATACGCTGATTGGTGAAGAATATTTCGCGACCAGCGCACTTGTAACCCACGATGTCGAAATGATGGGCACTCTGAAGGCGACGGACTATATGAAGGCATTCATCATAGTCTGTCTCACGGCTTCCCTTGTTCTTGAGATGTTCGGCGTGCAGTTCCTTCGGTCGTGGTTCCAAGTCATCTAA
- the uvrB gene encoding excinuclease ABC subunit UvrB — translation MRPFEIISDLRPQGDQGEAIRQLVDGLRRGEKYQTLLGVTGSGKTFTMANVIQAAQRPTLIMSHNKTLAAQLYGEFKSFFPNNAVEFFISYYDYYQPEAYIPSSDTYIEKDTQINEEIDRLRLRATSSLLERRDVIIVASVSSIYGLGSPKDYKDLLLLLKIGTDYDRRSILAHLVEMHYTRNDVEFPRGTFRVKGDVIEIHPAYEETAFRLDFFGDTLESITHFKILTGEKLGQQEALAIYPAKHFVTSSPNLARAMKSIQQELEERIEELRSMNKLIEAQRIEQRTRYDLEMLREVGFCSGIENYSRHLSDRKPGERPDTLFDYFPSDFLLFVDESHVTVPQIRGMYRGDRARKVNLVEFGFRLPSAFDNRPMYFEEWESTIDQCIFVSATPSDYEIERSKGVLVEQIIRPTGLLDPEIEVRASKGQVDDLLGEIRETVARGERVLVLTLTKRMSEHLAEYLEQMSLRVKYLHSEIESLERVEILRDLRLKRFDVLVGINLLREGLDLPEVSLVAILDADKEGFLRSERSLLQIAGRAARNVNGRVLFYADKITESMKKVIDETERRRTLQREFNEAHGITPASIVKSIEEVLISTTVADAKIHEIVSHAKDDFLSTFDLEDLIARLEKEMKRFAREQNYEKAAELRDEIMRLREQIRG, via the coding sequence ATGCGGCCGTTTGAAATCATATCAGACCTCAGACCTCAAGGTGATCAGGGCGAAGCCATTCGTCAGCTTGTTGACGGACTTCGTCGAGGGGAGAAGTACCAGACTCTACTGGGTGTAACAGGCTCGGGCAAGACATTCACCATGGCGAATGTGATACAAGCTGCCCAGCGTCCAACTCTGATCATGAGTCACAACAAGACATTGGCAGCCCAGCTTTACGGTGAATTCAAGTCGTTCTTCCCAAATAACGCAGTTGAGTTCTTCATTTCCTACTACGACTACTATCAACCGGAAGCCTATATTCCCAGCTCTGACACGTACATCGAAAAAGATACACAGATAAACGAGGAGATCGACCGCCTGCGCCTGCGTGCAACGTCCTCCCTGCTCGAACGCCGTGACGTCATTATTGTCGCATCTGTCTCAAGTATTTATGGGCTTGGCTCGCCGAAGGATTACAAAGACCTTTTGCTGCTTCTCAAGATTGGCACGGACTATGACCGTCGAAGCATTCTTGCGCACTTGGTAGAAATGCACTACACACGTAATGACGTGGAGTTTCCACGAGGTACTTTTCGCGTCAAAGGTGACGTGATTGAGATTCATCCAGCCTATGAGGAGACTGCATTCCGTCTGGACTTTTTCGGGGATACGCTGGAATCCATCACTCATTTCAAGATACTGACCGGCGAGAAGTTAGGTCAGCAGGAAGCTCTTGCAATTTACCCGGCCAAGCACTTCGTCACTTCCTCCCCGAACCTCGCCCGCGCGATGAAAAGCATTCAGCAAGAGCTTGAAGAGCGAATTGAAGAGCTGCGGAGCATGAATAAGCTGATTGAAGCCCAGCGAATTGAACAGCGGACGCGCTATGACCTCGAGATGCTTCGTGAAGTCGGTTTCTGTTCCGGTATCGAGAACTACTCTCGGCATCTTTCAGACCGAAAACCGGGAGAGCGTCCCGATACGCTGTTTGACTATTTCCCGAGCGACTTCCTGTTGTTTGTCGATGAATCGCATGTCACAGTCCCCCAAATCAGAGGCATGTATCGGGGAGACCGAGCGCGAAAAGTGAACCTCGTCGAGTTCGGATTTCGCCTGCCTTCCGCATTTGACAACCGGCCAATGTATTTTGAAGAATGGGAGTCTACGATTGACCAGTGTATCTTCGTGAGCGCTACACCCAGCGATTACGAAATCGAGCGCAGCAAGGGTGTGCTCGTGGAGCAGATTATCAGACCCACCGGTCTGCTGGATCCCGAGATCGAAGTACGTGCTTCAAAGGGCCAAGTCGATGATTTGCTCGGCGAAATCAGGGAGACGGTGGCTCGCGGCGAACGAGTTCTCGTGCTCACATTGACGAAGCGGATGTCAGAGCACCTTGCGGAGTACCTCGAACAAATGTCGTTGCGAGTCAAATACCTGCACAGCGAAATCGAGTCCCTCGAGCGTGTAGAAATTCTTCGCGATCTTCGGCTAAAGCGTTTCGATGTGCTCGTCGGAATCAACCTCTTGCGCGAAGGCCTTGATCTCCCCGAAGTTTCTTTAGTGGCCATACTTGATGCTGACAAGGAGGGTTTCTTGCGGAGCGAGAGGAGTCTTCTGCAAATTGCGGGTCGAGCAGCCCGGAATGTCAACGGGCGGGTACTCTTTTACGCTGACAAGATCACTGAATCCATGAAGAAGGTCATTGACGAGACTGAGCGTAGACGCACTCTGCAGCGCGAGTTTAACGAAGCTCATGGAATAACACCTGCGTCAATCGTGAAGTCCATTGAGGAAGTCCTGATTTCGACAACTGTCGCTGATGCAAAGATTCATGAAATTGTCAGCCACGCGAAGGATGACTTTCTTTCGACTTTTGATCTGGAAGACCTTATCGCTCGGCTGGAAAAAGAAATGAAGAGGTTTGCGCGCGAACAGAATTACGAAAAGGCAGCTGAATTGCGCGATGAGATAATGAGACTCAGAGAGCAGATTAGGGGATGA
- a CDS encoding sigma-54 dependent transcriptional regulator, translating to MSALDQLVGQSASLRAVKSLVLQAAPTDISVLIIGESGTGKELVARSIHENSPRRAKPLLFVNCGAIPQGIFESEVFGHERGSFTGAEKQRMGYFEQAQGGTLVLDEIVEMPFESQVKLLRILESREVMRVGSSKAFTVDVRVLAATNVDLADAVARGEFRHDLYFRLKAVTIHIPPLRERSGDIPLLAEQFAKEFSVRNRLTMPVISEDALQLLSRQYWPGNVRELKNTVESVLTLNRGVRVLQDEHFRPHLSSPRALLPVLASRDAQASVSQEMLLATMLEVRREVKEMREVLEAAIAASQTVTQEPLPSNRLTDVEREQIERILARNGGNRRKTAQELGIGERTLYRKLKEYNLG from the coding sequence ATGAGTGCACTCGACCAGCTCGTTGGGCAAAGTGCCTCTTTACGCGCCGTGAAGTCACTTGTGCTACAGGCTGCACCAACTGATATTTCTGTGCTCATAATTGGCGAAAGCGGAACTGGCAAGGAGCTTGTTGCGCGATCAATTCATGAGAATTCTCCTCGACGTGCTAAACCTCTCCTGTTTGTCAATTGCGGCGCGATCCCACAAGGCATCTTTGAAAGTGAAGTATTTGGGCACGAACGAGGCAGTTTTACTGGCGCCGAAAAGCAACGAATGGGATACTTTGAGCAGGCCCAAGGAGGCACGCTCGTCCTGGATGAGATTGTCGAAATGCCGTTTGAATCTCAGGTCAAGCTCCTTCGAATTCTCGAGTCTCGCGAAGTCATGCGAGTCGGTTCAAGCAAAGCATTCACGGTAGACGTGCGTGTGTTGGCCGCAACTAATGTTGACCTTGCTGATGCAGTCGCGCGAGGTGAGTTTCGTCACGACCTATACTTCAGACTAAAAGCAGTCACCATTCACATTCCGCCCCTGCGCGAGCGGTCTGGCGATATTCCTCTTCTTGCAGAACAGTTCGCAAAGGAGTTTTCGGTGCGTAACCGTTTAACAATGCCCGTCATCTCTGAAGACGCACTACAGCTCTTATCGAGGCAGTACTGGCCCGGAAATGTTCGCGAGCTGAAGAATACCGTTGAGTCGGTTCTGACCTTGAATCGTGGCGTGCGCGTCCTTCAAGACGAACATTTTCGTCCGCATCTCAGTTCGCCGCGAGCGCTCTTACCGGTTCTTGCATCGCGTGATGCGCAGGCTTCGGTAAGTCAGGAAATGTTGCTTGCAACGATGCTTGAAGTTCGAAGGGAAGTCAAAGAGATGCGAGAGGTTCTCGAGGCTGCAATTGCTGCCTCCCAGACTGTGACGCAGGAGCCGTTGCCATCAAATCGTTTAACAGATGTCGAGCGTGAGCAAATAGAGCGCATTCTCGCCCGCAACGGTGGGAATCGCCGTAAGACAGCGCAAGAGCTTGGAATCGGGGAACGAACACTCTATCGAAAGCTGAAGGAGTATAACCTTGGTTAA
- a CDS encoding peptidylprolyl isomerase encodes MLQSMRDNMPLVMWILVGAFVATIIFSWGMGGFEGTSGALDGVVGKVGSTEILYDRYNRAVQDRLAQQRGDRPDQEITEAQIKQARQQVWDDIVRFELMKSYQKKWGIVTSDDEVAYAVRNSPPEYVRNSQSFQTNGQFDPALYQQFLRDPAQTQTIIAIEQDYRESIGNQKVIDRIISPVFVSPQEAWEDFVATNKKFKGIVASFPTTNFAVDSSSITLAEIEKYYKEHAQDFRQEERRTLSYVSFPLVMTEADTTRVAETIEDIMAMLKQGDSFEQVAKEYSEDPGSAQNGGNLGWFGRGRMVAEFDSTVFAAEIGQVVGPVMTRFGAHLIRVDERSLNGTADSVKASHILVKYEIGPETEARVAQKAKDFADAATAEGFAAVAGQFGMTIETTALFPYTEAGSIPGLGSLKPVADFAFKSPIGKVSYPQKAKIKGQDVYAVFSVASKAPAGVNPLSEVESTIRALLVREKQEEMALQAAQQFRNRVGTAELLVPVAQAENVKIDTTGLHGQRDFIRGIGQDEENAKMLLTLSPGQLSPAFSNARGGYVVSILENIPADSTQFVAQKAQLLQNLERTKQNRVYGDWLKLAKEEIGVVDNRFLYYTDF; translated from the coding sequence ATGCTTCAGTCGATGCGTGATAACATGCCCCTGGTAATGTGGATTTTGGTCGGCGCGTTCGTGGCCACCATTATCTTTAGCTGGGGTATGGGAGGATTTGAGGGTACTTCAGGCGCTTTGGATGGCGTCGTTGGAAAAGTTGGCAGCACAGAGATCCTGTATGATCGTTATAACAGAGCGGTTCAGGATCGCTTGGCACAGCAGCGAGGTGATCGACCGGATCAAGAGATTACCGAGGCGCAGATTAAGCAGGCTCGCCAGCAGGTGTGGGATGACATCGTACGGTTTGAGTTAATGAAATCCTACCAGAAGAAGTGGGGAATCGTTACTTCAGACGATGAAGTCGCGTATGCAGTTCGGAACAGCCCACCGGAATATGTTCGAAACAGCCAGAGCTTTCAGACAAACGGGCAGTTCGATCCCGCATTGTATCAACAATTCCTTCGCGACCCCGCCCAAACACAAACGATCATCGCAATCGAGCAGGACTACCGCGAGAGCATTGGCAATCAGAAAGTAATTGATCGCATCATCTCTCCAGTGTTTGTATCTCCACAGGAAGCTTGGGAGGACTTTGTTGCGACCAATAAGAAGTTCAAGGGCATCGTCGCATCATTCCCCACGACGAACTTCGCCGTCGATAGCTCGAGCATAACGCTTGCCGAAATTGAGAAGTACTATAAAGAGCACGCACAGGACTTTCGACAGGAAGAACGCCGGACCTTGTCGTACGTTTCGTTTCCGCTGGTGATGACGGAAGCCGATACCACTCGTGTTGCCGAAACGATTGAAGATATCATGGCCATGCTCAAGCAAGGTGACAGTTTTGAGCAGGTTGCTAAAGAGTATTCTGAAGACCCCGGTTCGGCTCAGAATGGTGGAAACCTTGGCTGGTTCGGTCGCGGTCGAATGGTTGCAGAGTTTGATTCCACGGTTTTCGCTGCTGAAATCGGTCAAGTCGTTGGGCCGGTCATGACGCGATTTGGGGCACATTTAATCCGAGTAGACGAGCGTAGCTTGAATGGCACAGCAGATTCCGTGAAAGCGAGTCACATTCTCGTCAAGTATGAAATAGGACCCGAAACAGAAGCGCGCGTAGCTCAGAAGGCAAAAGACTTTGCAGATGCAGCTACAGCCGAAGGATTCGCCGCCGTAGCCGGACAATTCGGCATGACAATCGAGACGACTGCATTATTCCCTTATACTGAAGCCGGTTCTATACCAGGGCTTGGCAGCTTGAAGCCTGTTGCTGATTTTGCGTTCAAATCGCCCATTGGCAAAGTGAGCTACCCTCAGAAAGCGAAGATAAAAGGTCAGGATGTCTACGCAGTATTTTCTGTAGCTAGCAAAGCGCCGGCCGGAGTGAACCCGCTGTCGGAAGTTGAGTCAACAATCAGGGCGCTTCTGGTGCGTGAGAAGCAGGAAGAAATGGCCTTGCAGGCGGCTCAGCAGTTCCGAAATCGTGTAGGAACCGCCGAGCTTCTTGTTCCGGTTGCACAGGCAGAAAACGTCAAGATCGATACCACAGGTCTCCACGGTCAACGTGACTTCATCCGTGGCATCGGTCAAGACGAAGAAAATGCGAAAATGCTGCTAACCCTATCGCCCGGCCAGTTGTCTCCTGCATTCTCTAACGCACGTGGCGGCTATGTTGTGTCCATTTTGGAAAACATTCCAGCAGACTCCACGCAGTTTGTGGCGCAGAAGGCGCAACTGTTGCAGAATTTGGAACGCACGAAGCAGAACAGGGTCTACGGAGACTGGTTGAAGTTGGCAAAAGAAGAAATTGGGGTTGTGGACAACCGATTCTTGTACTACACTGACTTTTAA